The following is a genomic window from Aquificota bacterium.
TGCGGAAACTATCTTGGCAAGCCTTATATCAAGCTTTAAAAAGTCCTCAATGCCCACAAGCTCCATCTTTAACTCCTAAAAATGCACATCACACACTTGCTCATACTCTATAAGCTCTTTTATGGTGGGGTTTTTACCACAAAGGGGGCAGTTGGGGTCCTTACGTAGTTTGACCTTTCTAAAGTCCATAGAAAGGGCATCCATTATAAGAAGCCTGCCTACCAAAGGCTCACCTATGCCAAGAAGTAGCTTTATGGCCTCCGTTGCCTGAATGCAACCCATAATACCACCAATAGGACCAAGGATGCCAGCCTCTTGGCAAGAAGGCACCAGGCCTGGTGGTGGTGGCTCTGGATAAAGACACCTATAGCAGGGAGAGTTTTCCTTATCTCTGTAATCAAAGACGGAAATTTGTCCCTCAAACCTTAACATGGCAGCAGATACCAAAGGCTTTCCAAGAAAGTAGCAAGCATCGTTTATGAGAAACCGTGTGGAGAAGTTATCTGTGCCATCAAGGACCACATCATAGTCCTTTATAATGTCCATAACGTTGGACTTGCTTATCATGGTGTTGTAGGTTATCACCTTAACATCTGGATTTAGCTTCTCTACGGTCATGCGTGCGGATTCTACTTTCGGAATGCCAACCCTTTCTGTGTTGTGAAGAATCTGCCTTTGGAGGTTAGAGAAATCCACCACATCAAAATCCACTATACCAATGGTTCCTACGCCTGCGGCAGCAAGGTAATATATGGCCGGAGAGCCAAGACCACCAGCTCCGATTACAAGCACCTTGGATTTTAAAAGCTTTTCCTGTCCCTTTCCGCCAACCTCAGGTAGGATTATATGTCTTGCATAGCGTTTTATTTGCTCCTCTGTAAACTGAAACATAGTTTATAAATTATAAAACCACTCAATACCTATGCAAGCTTTTCTTTAAACTACGAAATACTTAGGGTATACTATATGATAATTATCAGGTTGGAGGTGTGTCCATGAAGAAGGTCATCTTTAACACGCCAGACCACAAAGTAATATTTTTCGAAGAGCTTACTCCTGCCAGTGCGGTGCAAGCCAATCAGGTTCTTATAATTCACAAAGATGAAGGCATGCTTTTAGACCCAGGAGGTCATAAGGTCTTTTCTAAGCTTCTTTCCGAGCTTTCCGTTTATATACCACCAAGTCAAATAAAGTATATCTTTCTCTCCCATCAAGACCCAGATATAGTGGCATCCATAAACGGTTGGCTTATGACCACAAAGGCAGAGGCCTATATATCCAAGCTTTGGATGAGGTTTTTACCACACTTTGGTTTGGATTCCCAGCTTGAAGGCAGAGTAAAGCCCATAGATGACAACGGCACAGTGCTTACCCTTGGTGGAGACTGTAAATTGTATATACTTCCAGCACACTTTTTGCATTCAGAGGGTAATTTTCAGGTTTATGACCCATGCTCTAAGATACTCTTTTCCGGAGACCTTGGTGCTTCCTTGGGGCAGGATTACTTCTTTGTGGAGGACTTTGACAAGCACATAAGGTACATGGAAGGCTTTCATAGGAGGTATATGGTTAGCAACAAAGTATTGAGGTTTTGGGCCAACATGGTAAAAGACCTGGATATTGAGATGATAGTGCCACAGCATGGAGCCATCTTTAAAGGTAAGGATATGGTAAAGAGGTTTATAGAATGGGTGGAAAACCTTGAGGTGGGCGTAGACCTTCTAACACAAGATATGTATAAGGTGCCATCCGGATAAAAAGCACAATAGGCTAAATATTTAGGGAAGCTTCGCAAAAGGCTTATGCATCAAGCCTTTTAGGGTTTGTATTTTAGAATCCTTCATAGTATGCTAATAGAATATGAAAGACTTTGTGCATCTGCACCTTCATACTCAATACTCCTTGCTTGATGGAGCTATAAAGATAAAGGACCTGTCAAAGAAGGCAACAGAGTATGGCTATAAGGCGGTTGCCATAACAGACCATGGAAACCTTTTTGGCATACTGGACTTTTATAAGGAGATGAAGTCCGTAGGTATAAAGCCTCTTATAGGTATGGAGGCCTACTTTACCACAGGCTCACGCTTTGATAGAAGGGGTAAGGCATCGGAAGATAACATAACCGACAGACACAACCATCATCTCATCCTTATAGCAAAGAACGACCAAGGGCTTAAAAACCTTATGAAGCTTTCCACCCTTTCTTATAAGGAGGGCTTTTATTACAAGCCACGTATAGATTATGAACTTTTGAGCCAATACCATAAAGGGCTAATAGCCATAACGGCATGTTTGAAGGGCGTGCCTACTTATTATGCAAGCCTTGGAGAAGAGCAGAAGGCTGAGGAATGGGTAAAAAAGTTCTTAGACCTTTTTGGTGAGGACTTATACCTTGAACTTCAATCCAACTCCTTGCCAGAGCAAGAAGTTGCCAACAAAACCCTTATAAAGATAGCCAAAAGGCTTGGAGTAAAGCTTGTGGCCACCAACGATTCTCACTACCTTATGCCCGAAGACAGACTTGCTCACCAAGTACTTATGGCCATACAGATGAAGAAAACTCTAATGGAGATACAGCAAGGTGGTGGCCTAAAATGCGCCAACGAAGGCCTGCACTTTGCAAGCCCAGAAGAGGTATGGGAGAAGTTTAAGGGTAGGTTTGAAGGATGGGAGGAGGCTCTTAAGAACACCCTTGAGGTGGCAGAGAAAACGGCTGATAGCTTTGAGATCCTCGAAAACAAGGGCTATCTTATGCCCCACTTTCCTGTGGAGGGTTCAAGCCTTGGAGAGTTTCTCAAAGACCTTTCTATAAAGGGTTTGAGACAGAGAATAGAACAAGGTTTGGCAAGGGATAGTAAAGAATATTGGGATAGGCTACACTACGAGCTTGATGTGGTTTCCCGTATGGGTTTTGAGGGTTATTTCCTTATAGTTCAAGACTTTATCAACTGGGCAAAGTCCCAAGGCATTCCTGTAGGTCCCGGTAGAGGCTCTGCCGCTGGTTCCCTACTTGCCTTTGCCTTAGGTATAACCGATGTGGACCCCATAAGGCATGGTCTTCTCTTTGAAAGGTTTTTAAACCCAGAAAGAATTTCCATGCCCGATATAGACGTAGACTTTTGTATGGAAAACAGAGACAGGGTAATAGAGTATGTAAAGGAGAAGTATGGATCGGACAAGGTGGCTCAGATCATCACCTACAACGTGATGAAGGCAAAGCAAACCCTAAGGGACACGGCCAGGGCCCTTGGCATATCCTATCAAACTGCGGACACCTTAGCCAAGCTTATACCCCAAGGCGATGTGCAAGGCACATGGCTAAACCTTGAGGAGATGTATATAACACCCATAGAGGAGCTTTTGGAAAAGTATGGTAGGCATAGGACGGATATAGAGGAAAACGTGAAAAAGTTCAGAAGGCTTTGTGATGAAAATCCAGAGCTAAAAAGGCTTGTGGAGATAGCCTTAAGGCTTGAGGGACTTACAAGGCATACTTCTTTGCACGCCGCAGGCGTGGTTATAGCTCCCAAACCCTTGGAGGAACTGTTGCCTCTTTATTATGACAAGGAAGGTTCGGTGGCCACCCAGTTTGACATGGTAAAGCTTGAAGAGATAGGCCTTATAAAGATGGACTTTTTGGGTCTAAAGACCCTTACAGAACTGCAAAGAATGAGGGAAATGATAAGGGAAAGGCATGGAGTAGATATAAACCTTTTGAGCCTGCCCCTTGATGATAAGGAGGTTTTTGAGCTTTTGAGGGAGGGCAACACCACGGGCGTGTTCCAGCTTGAAAGTGTTGGTATGAAGAACCTACTTAGAAGGCTGTTGCCTGATAGCTTTGAAGATATTGTGGCAGTCCTTGCCCTATACAGGCCAGGGCCTCTAAAAAGTGGCCTTGTGGACAGCTACATAAACAGAAAGCATGGTAAGGAACCTGTAGAATACCCCTTCCCAGAGCTTGAGCCAGTGCTAAAGGAAACCTACGGCGTGTGGGTCTATCAGGAACAGATAATGAAAGCATCTCAGATATTGGCTGGCTTTACGCCCGGCGAGGCGGACACCCTTAGAAAGGCCATAGGTAAGAAGAAGGCGGACCTAATGGCTCAGATGAAGGAGAAGTTTATAAAGGGAGCTGTGGAAAGGGGCTACAACGAGAAAAAGATAACAGAACTTTGGGAAGACATAGAAAAGTTTGCCAGCTATTCCTTTAATAAATCTCACTCAGTAGCCTACGGCTACCTTTCTTACTGGACTGCTTATTTAAAGGCACATTACCCAGAGGAGTTTTTCTGTGTAAAGCTCTCCACAGAAAAGAGCGACAAAAAGTTTATAAGCCTTATTAAGGATGTTAAAAAAGAAGGCTTTAAGCTGTTGCCACCGGATATAAACAAAAGCCATGTAGACTTTGTCATAGAGGGCAAAAAGACCATAAGGTTTGGCCTTGCCCGTATAAAGGGCGTAGGGGAAGAAACTGCAAGGCTTATAGTAGAAAGCAGGAAAAGGCCTTGGACTTCCTTGGGTGATTTTGTAAGAAGTGTGGATAATAGAAAGGTAAACAAAAAGACCCTTGAAGCTCTTATAAAGGCTGGGGCATTTGACTTTGCTGGGGAAAAGCGCTCTTATCTACTAAGCAGGCTTGAAAGTGGGTCTTCCATGTTTACAAAAGGGCTTTTTGGTTTTAAGGAGGAGGTGAAGGAAGAGGACAACTCCAAGTATGAAAAGGAAGTTCTTGGCTTTTATATATCTTCCCACCCACTTGATCCATATGAAAAGCTCCTTAAGGGTAAGGTGTCTTCCTTGGAAATCCTAGAAGAGGTGGAAGAAGGTGCCTATACTTTTGCCGGCGTTATAACGGAGCTAAAACTTAAAAAGACGCAGAAGGGTAATTATATAGCCACCTTCAACTTAGTGGATAAGACAGGAATAGCTCAGGTCTTTGTTTTCCCAGAAGCCCTTGAACAGAGTAAGGAAAAGATAAAAGAGGACCAAGTTTTAGTGGGCAGGTTTGAGGTGGATAAGGACGAGGAAACGGAAGAGGTAAAGCTCATACTAAAAGAAGCATATACACCGGAGGAGTTTTTAAGGAGCAAAAACATGATGTTAAGGCTTGTATTTTTGAAGGAACTGGAAGAAGACAAGCTGGAAAAATTAAAGTCCTTAATAGAACAGTGCAAAGATGAGGAGGGCAAAGAGTTGCTTATTGAGTTAAGAATAAACGGATATAGGACACTGCTTCAGGCAGACCCAAGGATAAGGGTTGGTATGGATATACTAAAGTTTAAAGAGGAACTGGAGAGAATGGGTGTAAGGGTGGAGATGATTTAGATGTTCAAAAGTCTAAGCTGTGGAAACTCCTCTATCCCTCCTCCCCCTTCCAAAGCTTTTATATGGACATCCACAAATTTAAGAAGGTAAGGCACATCCACATACCTAAGCACACTATCACAATTCATCAATTGCTCGTAAGACATTTTTAAAACTCTAAGACAGCTGTCCCTTCTTCCGCAGATGTAATGGTTGTATGCTATAGCAAGCCTTATAAGGCCTTGATAGCAGTTCCTTGAAGCCCTATCATCCTTTGGAAATAATCTCCATATGTCCTCAAGGATCTCGTGGGCTCCATAAAAATCGCCTAAATCCCAAAGTTTTTTTGCTTCTTCTAAAAGCTCTTTTTCTCTCAAACCTTAAACCCTATAGCAAAGCCCACTGCAAAGCTACCGGCAAAGGCAAGCTTTCTAATCAATCCATGCACGAAGGCCGTAAAGCCTTCAAACATACCCTTAAAGAGGGCAAAGAGATTGCTCCAATCCACATGGATTATACCCTTGCTGGCAAGCCACATGAGAGAAAGTATATAAAGGCCAAGGAGGAGAAGGAAAAAGTTAAGCACCCTCTTTACCGCAAAGCCCACCACAAAGCCTGCAAAGCCCGCATAACCCATATCCAAAAGAAGATCACCCCAGTTCATTGGTACCTAAGGACGCTTGGATTTAGCACATCGGGGTAGTTGGTGGTCATCTCATAGTCAAAGAGCTGTTTTCTTATTCTTTGTAGGTCTGCCTTGTTTGGCTTGAAGGGATAGCTCTTTATATCGGTTACAGAGCTATCTCCAAAGGGCCTGTTGCAAGCAACCTCTGTGGTTTTCCCTCTGCATCCTGAGGTCATGAATGGCCTTCCGCTCCAAAAGAGTTCTTCAAAAGTGTCCTTATCTATACCAAAGTCAATTATCTGGCCCTTTTCATTGAACTTCATGTCTTCGTAGCGAGCTATCCTGTTGTCTATCAAATATCTTGCAAACTGGACCCTTCTGTATTGGGGTGCTGGACAAGGCTTTTCCTTTTCCATCATAGAACCTTCCTCCGGCCAGAAGGAGAAAAGGTGGGTTCTGGCACCCAGGTCTCTTACCTTTTGTATGGTTTCTACCATTTCTTGTTCTGTTTCACCCAAGCCCACTACAAGGTGGCATCCTGCATAACCGTCCCCCATCACATCACAGGCCCACTCAAGCACCTTCCAGAAGGTTTCCCACTTGTGAGGGCTGTTCATAGGCCTGCCCCTTAGCTTTTCAAAGACCTCCGGCGTGGCGCAGTCTATGGCAACGGTTACCGTGTCTGCACCCAGTTTTTTGTAATCTTCCATGTCTTCGTAGGTGGTGCCTGTGGCGTTTATAAGTAAGGAAACAAAGATTTTATCTCCAAGCTCGGAGAGGACCTTTTTAAGCACATACTTGGTATCCCTTATGGCCTTTGGATGGGTTATCTGGGCTATGCACAGCCTTTCCACATGGCCTACCGCCTTCGCCCTTTCTATTATCTCATCAAGCTTTACCGTGGGCCATTCCACCCTTATGAAGTTCTTCTTTGAATACTCCATATCCCTTGCCTTTTGAAGTCCACAATAGGCGCAGGTGGCATGGCATCCAGAAGGGTAGGTCAAAAGCGTATTTATACAGCTTAGCCTTGTATTTCTATAGAACTGCCCTGGCACTATGCCAAGGGTCATGGCTGCCGCCATGCTTATCTGAAGGTATTCTGGACTTTCCTTTTGCTCTGTAAGCCTTTCAAGAACTAACCTGTCCATCTTTCCACCTCCAAAGACTTATTATAAGCCCACTCTCAATAAGGCTTTTAAGAAATTCTTATAATTCCATAAGCTCACCTTTTCTTTTTCCTTTCCAATATTATGGCGGAGACCTCAGCAGCCTTTTTGGGGTCCATGGCTTCAAGTATGGCTGCGGCCTGCCTTTCCTTTAGGTTTATTAGAACTTCTGCGGCAAGGTTGGAGTCTAAGTTATTCATTATGGCTCCAGCCTCATCTGGTGATGCCTTGTTGAATATATCTACAAGCTTTTTTACCTCTGGTAGTTGTTCTTCCTTTTTTGGCTCTACTCTTTTTAGTTCCTCAAGCTTTTTTCGTTCCTCTTCAAGCCTTTTAAGCTTTTCTTCAAGGTCCTTCGTCATAACACTTATTTCATCTTTTGCCTTTCTTTCCCTGTCTTCTTTTATCTTTTTCTGCAAGGCAGATTGAGAAAAGGAAAAGGATAAAAGAATAGCCATAATAAAGAGAGCCTTAAGCATTTCTATGCCACCTCTTTATTAAATGCATGAAGTTTACGTTTTGTGCTTCAAGGCTAACAGTCTTAAACCTTTGCATTCTATCAAAATTTTCTTTTAGTATTTCAAGGGCTTTAAGGTCTTTATATGCTTCTTTTAGTCTTTGTTTTCTTTCTTCCTTAAATTGTTTTAACTCTGTTAACTTGTTTAATAAATCTCTTTTCTTGGATAGCATGGCTCTATATCGCAGTAGTAAGCCCTCCGAAAAGGAAGCCTTGATAAGGTTGTTTATCTCCTCTATCACCGTATCTATCTGTTGTATTTCTCTTTTTATAAGGTCTATCTGTATATCAATCTCTTTTAGCTCTTTGGACCTTAGGTCCTTTATCCCCTCCTTTATCTTTATAATCCTACGCAGGTCCATGGTAAAAATTAATTATAAAACCTAACATCCTAATTGGATTCCATCTCTTCCTCATCCTTGTGGAGTTTGTAAATAAGGCTGTCCGCAAGGGCTATCCAAGAGGCTTCTATGATGTTCTCGGAAACTCCTACCGTACCCCATCTTCTATTTCCATCGGTTGATTCAATAAGCACCCTAACCTTGGCACCCGTGCCTTCAGACTCGTTAACTATCCTAACCTTATAGTCTATAAGCTGGACCTCCTTAAGGTTTGGATAAAACTCCTCAAGGGCCTTTCTCAAAGCTCTATCCAAGGCGCTTACAGGTCCATTACCCAGGGCGGCAGTATGCTGTTTTACATCTCCAACAAAGAGCCTCACAGTGGCCTCCGAAACAGGCAGGTTGTCCGTGCTTCTTTTTGCTATAAGAACTCTGTAGGCGTCAAGGGTAAAGTAGTCCCTTACCAAGCCAAAATGCCTTTTGCAAAGTAGCTCAAAGGATGCTTCAGCGGCCTCAAAATGGTAGCCCTCCTTTTCCAGTTCCTTTATCCTTTCCAAAAGCTTTAGAACCTCTGGAGATTTTTCGTCCACCTCAATACCCATCTCTCTAAGCTTATAGAGTATGTTGCTCCTTCCAGAGAGGTCCGAAACGGTTACCTTTCTCTTGTTGCCTACAAGTGCTGGGTCAATGTGTTCGTAGGTGCCAGCATGCTTCATAACTGCAGAGGCATGCACGCCCGCCTTGTGAGCAAAGGCGCTCTCACCCACATAGGGCATGTTCTTTGGTAAGGGCATGTTGGACATCTCTGAGACAAAGTGGCTAAGCTCTGTGAGTTTTTTTAGGTTTTCCTCCGGCACAGCCCTATAGCCCATCTTTAGTTGCAGGTTTGGTATTATGGAACAAAGGTTTGCATTGCCCGTTCTTTCCCCTATACCGTTTATAGTGCCATGCACCTGTCTGGCGCCTGCCAAAATGGCCATCAAAGAGTTGGCTACGGCCGTATCCGAATCGTTGTGGGCATGTATGCCTATGTTTACCTCCGGAAAGGCTTCCTTTACCTTTTTTGTTATCTCATAAACCTCGTGAGGAAGGCTTCCACCGTTGGTATCGCATAGCACTATCCAGTCCGCACCACCTTCTAAGGCAGACCTTAGGACCTCAAGGGCATACTGGGGGTTGTTTTTGTATCCGTCAAAGAAGTGTTCTGCGTCAAAGATGACCTCTTCTACATGCTTCTTTAAAAAGCTTACCGATTCATAGACCATGGAAAGGTTCTCTTCTAAGGTGGTCTTTAGGGCCTCAAGCACATGGAAATCCCAGCTTTTGCCAAAGATGGTAATGACTTTAGCACCAGACTTTATAAGGTTTTCAAGCTGTGGGTCTTCTTCTGCCCTTTTGCCAGGCCTTCTTGTGGAGCCAAAGGCCACTATTTTGGCATGTATTGGCTTGTATTTCTTTAGCCTTTCAAAAAATATGGTGTCCTTTGGATTGGCTCCAGGCCATCCACCTTCTATGTAATCAATGCCAAACTCATCCAGTTTTTGGAGTATGCGTAGCTTGTCCTCAAGGGAAAAGTTCACACCTTCTGCTTGGGAGCCATCCCTTAATGTGGTATCATAAATGAAAACCTTTTCCATAATATAAAATATATCACTTTATCCTTAGCTTCCTTGGTTGAGCTTTGCTTTTCTGTCTTAACTCTTCAAAATCGGTAGGCTTTTCTATGTCTGGCAGGCTAAGGGCCCTCAGGCTTTCTTGAAAGGCCCTCTCAAGGTTATAGGCCTTAAAGTTCTTCACATAATCTGGTATAAGGTGGTATTCTTCTCTTTTTAATGCCTCAATAAGCTCCATAAGGTAAGGCGATAGCCTGAGTTTATCCAATTCAACGCCCTCAAAGCCAAACCTGTAAAGCCCAGCCAAAAGCACAGCCTCATGATAGCTCAAAGGGGTTTGTTCTTTTTCTTCCCTTTTCTCTACTTTTACAATCCTCTCTTGAAGGCTTGTTATAGGAAGGGATGTGGCCTTTGAAAGCTCTTTTAAAAGCTCATACCTTTTTACACCATCCGGTATAAAACCGCAGAAGTATAAAAGGTCATCAAAGGCCTCCTTGTCTCCTTCTTTTACCCTTTGAAGAAAATAAACCTCCACCTCCTGACTGGTCTTTATCAAGCTTTTTAGGGCTTGTGGGTCCTTCCTTACAAAGGAGTCTGGGTCTTCTCCCTCTGGCAGATAGACTACCCTTACTTGCATACCAGCCTTCAACAGGTAAGGCACAGAGGACCTAACGGCCTTCCTTCCAGCCTTATCGCCATCGTAGAGTAAAACAACTCTTTTTACCAACTTTGATAGCATAAGGGCATGCTCTTCCGTTAGGGCCGTTCCAAGGGGTGCCACGCAGTTCCTTATTCCCTCTTGCCAAAGGCTCATAAGGTCAAAGTAGCCTTCTACTATGATTACTTCTCCCTCTTCCCTTATGTATTCCTTTGCTTCGTAAAGCCCAAAAAGGGTGGACCTCTTTTTAAAGACCTCCGACTCGGGTGAGTTTATATACTTGGGCTGGCTTCCATCAAGGCTTCTTCCCCCAAAGGCTATTACATCACCCTTTATATCCCTTACCGGAATGATAAGCCTGTTTTTAAAGAGGTCTCTGTAAAAGCCCTCCTCTATCTTTGTTATGTTTCCACTCTTTTCATAAACCTCTAATAGCCCCTCCTCAGAAAGTAGTCTTATAAGCTTTTCTGTATTTCCAGAAAAACCCAGAGTGAACTTGCTTATGGTTCTTGAGCTTATCCCTCTACTCTCA
Proteins encoded in this region:
- the dnaE gene encoding DNA polymerase III subunit alpha, whose product is MKDFVHLHLHTQYSLLDGAIKIKDLSKKATEYGYKAVAITDHGNLFGILDFYKEMKSVGIKPLIGMEAYFTTGSRFDRRGKASEDNITDRHNHHLILIAKNDQGLKNLMKLSTLSYKEGFYYKPRIDYELLSQYHKGLIAITACLKGVPTYYASLGEEQKAEEWVKKFLDLFGEDLYLELQSNSLPEQEVANKTLIKIAKRLGVKLVATNDSHYLMPEDRLAHQVLMAIQMKKTLMEIQQGGGLKCANEGLHFASPEEVWEKFKGRFEGWEEALKNTLEVAEKTADSFEILENKGYLMPHFPVEGSSLGEFLKDLSIKGLRQRIEQGLARDSKEYWDRLHYELDVVSRMGFEGYFLIVQDFINWAKSQGIPVGPGRGSAAGSLLAFALGITDVDPIRHGLLFERFLNPERISMPDIDVDFCMENRDRVIEYVKEKYGSDKVAQIITYNVMKAKQTLRDTARALGISYQTADTLAKLIPQGDVQGTWLNLEEMYITPIEELLEKYGRHRTDIEENVKKFRRLCDENPELKRLVEIALRLEGLTRHTSLHAAGVVIAPKPLEELLPLYYDKEGSVATQFDMVKLEEIGLIKMDFLGLKTLTELQRMREMIRERHGVDINLLSLPLDDKEVFELLREGNTTGVFQLESVGMKNLLRRLLPDSFEDIVAVLALYRPGPLKSGLVDSYINRKHGKEPVEYPFPELEPVLKETYGVWVYQEQIMKASQILAGFTPGEADTLRKAIGKKKADLMAQMKEKFIKGAVERGYNEKKITELWEDIEKFASYSFNKSHSVAYGYLSYWTAYLKAHYPEEFFCVKLSTEKSDKKFISLIKDVKKEGFKLLPPDINKSHVDFVIEGKKTIRFGLARIKGVGEETARLIVESRKRPWTSLGDFVRSVDNRKVNKKTLEALIKAGAFDFAGEKRSYLLSRLESGSSMFTKGLFGFKEEVKEEDNSKYEKEVLGFYISSHPLDPYEKLLKGKVSSLEILEEVEEGAYTFAGVITELKLKKTQKGNYIATFNLVDKTGIAQVFVFPEALEQSKEKIKEDQVLVGRFEVDKDEETEEVKLILKEAYTPEEFLRSKNMMLRLVFLKELEEDKLEKLKSLIEQCKDEEGKELLIELRINGYRTLLQADPRIRVGMDILKFKEELERMGVRVEMI
- the cimA gene encoding citramalate synthase; translated protein: MEKVFIYDTTLRDGSQAEGVNFSLEDKLRILQKLDEFGIDYIEGGWPGANPKDTIFFERLKKYKPIHAKIVAFGSTRRPGKRAEEDPQLENLIKSGAKVITIFGKSWDFHVLEALKTTLEENLSMVYESVSFLKKHVEEVIFDAEHFFDGYKNNPQYALEVLRSALEGGADWIVLCDTNGGSLPHEVYEITKKVKEAFPEVNIGIHAHNDSDTAVANSLMAILAGARQVHGTINGIGERTGNANLCSIIPNLQLKMGYRAVPEENLKKLTELSHFVSEMSNMPLPKNMPYVGESAFAHKAGVHASAVMKHAGTYEHIDPALVGNKRKVTVSDLSGRSNILYKLREMGIEVDEKSPEVLKLLERIKELEKEGYHFEAAEASFELLCKRHFGLVRDYFTLDAYRVLIAKRSTDNLPVSEATVRLFVGDVKQHTAALGNGPVSALDRALRKALEEFYPNLKEVQLIDYKVRIVNESEGTGAKVRVLIESTDGNRRWGTVGVSENIIEASWIALADSLIYKLHKDEEEMESN
- a CDS encoding radical SAM protein; translated protein: MDRLVLERLTEQKESPEYLQISMAAAMTLGIVPGQFYRNTRLSCINTLLTYPSGCHATCAYCGLQKARDMEYSKKNFIRVEWPTVKLDEIIERAKAVGHVERLCIAQITHPKAIRDTKYVLKKVLSELGDKIFVSLLINATGTTYEDMEDYKKLGADTVTVAIDCATPEVFEKLRGRPMNSPHKWETFWKVLEWACDVMGDGYAGCHLVVGLGETEQEMVETIQKVRDLGARTHLFSFWPEEGSMMEKEKPCPAPQYRRVQFARYLIDNRIARYEDMKFNEKGQIIDFGIDKDTFEELFWSGRPFMTSGCRGKTTEVACNRPFGDSSVTDIKSYPFKPNKADLQRIRKQLFDYEMTTNYPDVLNPSVLRYQ
- a CDS encoding DUF309 domain-containing protein, coding for MREKELLEEAKKLWDLGDFYGAHEILEDIWRLFPKDDRASRNCYQGLIRLAIAYNHYICGRRDSCLRVLKMSYEQLMNCDSVLRYVDVPYLLKFVDVHIKALEGGGGIEEFPQLRLLNI
- a CDS encoding MBL fold metallo-hydrolase, producing the protein MKKVIFNTPDHKVIFFEELTPASAVQANQVLIIHKDEGMLLDPGGHKVFSKLLSELSVYIPPSQIKYIFLSHQDPDIVASINGWLMTTKAEAYISKLWMRFLPHFGLDSQLEGRVKPIDDNGTVLTLGGDCKLYILPAHFLHSEGNFQVYDPCSKILFSGDLGASLGQDYFFVEDFDKHIRYMEGFHRRYMVSNKVLRFWANMVKDLDIEMIVPQHGAIFKGKDMVKRFIEWVENLEVGVDLLTQDMYKVPSG
- the dnaG gene encoding DNA primase, producing the protein MSSLKDLLGKIDIVDVISSYIELKRIGNNYAARCPFHPDDTPSFYVSPSKGIFKCFGCGVGGDAIKFVSLYENIDYWEAVERLAQRYGISIKLRRKEKDSKLLIALQKVAEFYHEQLKESKQALEYLESRGISSRTISKFTLGFSGNTEKLIRLLSEEGLLEVYEKSGNITKIEEGFYRDLFKNRLIIPVRDIKGDVIAFGGRSLDGSQPKYINSPESEVFKKRSTLFGLYEAKEYIREEGEVIIVEGYFDLMSLWQEGIRNCVAPLGTALTEEHALMLSKLVKRVVLLYDGDKAGRKAVRSSVPYLLKAGMQVRVVYLPEGEDPDSFVRKDPQALKSLIKTSQEVEVYFLQRVKEGDKEAFDDLLYFCGFIPDGVKRYELLKELSKATSLPITSLQERIVKVEKREEKEQTPLSYHEAVLLAGLYRFGFEGVELDKLRLSPYLMELIEALKREEYHLIPDYVKNFKAYNLERAFQESLRALSLPDIEKPTDFEELRQKSKAQPRKLRIK
- the moeB gene encoding molybdopterin-synthase adenylyltransferase MoeB, which produces MFQFTEEQIKRYARHIILPEVGGKGQEKLLKSKVLVIGAGGLGSPAIYYLAAAGVGTIGIVDFDVVDFSNLQRQILHNTERVGIPKVESARMTVEKLNPDVKVITYNTMISKSNVMDIIKDYDVVLDGTDNFSTRFLINDACYFLGKPLVSAAMLRFEGQISVFDYRDKENSPCYRCLYPEPPPPGLVPSCQEAGILGPIGGIMGCIQATEAIKLLLGIGEPLVGRLLIMDALSMDFRKVKLRKDPNCPLCGKNPTIKELIEYEQVCDVHF